In Sporichthya brevicatena, the DNA window CCGGATGACCCGCGGCCGCCTGCTGGCCGAGGCCGAGCAGAACGGTGTCCGGCACCGCGTGCTCTCCTGCCACGACGGCGGCCCGGTCAGCCGGTACGCCTCGCTCCTGTCGACCGGGCAGTACGCCGCGGTCTACCTCGGCCTCGGGCTCGGCCGCACCGCGCTGCCCGCGGGCGAGTCGTCCTGACCGTCCTGTCAAAAAAGGGTGACACCCTTTTTTGACACGGTGGGTCAGATGCCCGGCAGGGCCAGCATCTGGTCGAGGGCGATCTTCGCGTAGCGGGCAGTCTCGGCGTCGACGGTGATGACGTTGCGGACCTGCCCCTCGACGAGGGACTCCAGTGCCCAAGCGAGGTGCGGCATGTCGATGCGGTTCATCGTCGAGCAGTAGCAGACGGTCTTATCGAGGAAGACGACCTGCTTGTCCGGGTGCTGCTTCGCGAGGCGCTGCACCAGGTTGAGTTCGGTGCCGATCGCCCAGGCCGAACCGGCCGGGGCGGCTTCGAGGGTCCGGATGATGTGCTCGGTCGACCCGACGTGGTCGGCCGCACTGACGACTTCGTGGCGGCACTCGGGGTGCACGAGGACGTTCACGCCCGGGATGCGCTCGCGCACGTCGTGCACGTTCTGCTCGGTGAACCGGCCGTGGACCGAGCAGTGCCCGCGCCACAGGATCATCTTCGCGTCCTGCAGCTGACGCTCCGTCAGCCCGCCGTTGGGCTTGTGCGGGTCGTAGACGACGCAGTCCTCGAGGCTCATCCCGAGGTGCCGCACGGCGGTGTTCCGACCGAGGTGCTGGTCGGGGAGGAACAGCACCTTCTCGCCCTGCTCGAAGGCCCACGTC includes these proteins:
- the nadA gene encoding quinolinate synthase NadA; the encoded protein is MSISTPVPLTLLTRGPADLSSERGVECPGELPPAADPALAERIAAAKAALGSRVFVLGHHYQRDDVIAFADVTGDSFKLAQQAAARPEAEFIVFCGVHFMAESADILTGDHQRVILPDMAAGCSMADMATWEQVEDAWDVLADAGVADRTIPVSYMNSSAAIKAFTGRHGGTICTSSNAHVALTWAFEQGEKVLFLPDQHLGRNTAVRHLGMSLEDCVVYDPHKPNGGLTERQLQDAKMILWRGHCSVHGRFTEQNVHDVRERIPGVNVLVHPECRHEVVSAADHVGSTEHIIRTLEAAPAGSAWAIGTELNLVQRLAKQHPDKQVVFLDKTVCYCSTMNRIDMPHLAWALESLVEGQVRNVITVDAETARYAKIALDQMLALPGI